In [Phormidium] sp. ETS-05, the genomic window AAAAGCAAGTAATTAAAACTTGGTCTCGCGCCTCTACCGTGGTTCCCGAAATGGTGGGACACACCATCGCCGTTCACAATGGGCGCCAACACGTGCCAGTGTTCATCAGCGAAAATATGGTGGGTCATCGCTTGGGTGAATTCGCCCCGACGCGCACTTTCCGGGGGCACGCGAAAGGTGATAAAAAGGCATCCCGCCGGTAAGGATTGTGTGAATTGTACGGGGAGGGGATAAATAGATGGCAATTGATAATCAGGCAGCAGAAGTGAAGGCGATCGCCCGTCACATTCGGATGTCTGCCAGTAAAGTGCGCCGGGTACTAGACCAAATTAGAGGGCGCTCTTATAGAGAAGCGTTGATGATTCTGGAATTCATGCCTTACCGAGCCTGCGAACCAGTGCTGAAGGTAGTGCGATCGGCAGCCGCCAATGCCGAACACAACGCCGGTTACGAAAGAGCAAAATTGATTATTTCCCAGGCATACGCTGACCAGGGACCATACCTGAAGCGCTACCGGGCACGGGCGCAGGGGCGCGCCTACATGATTCGGCGGCCTACCTGTCACATCACCGTTGCCGTAGCTCCCGAGCAAGAAGAAGAATAAGTCATTTGTGCCACAAACGACAAATGACTTTTGACCAGTGACCAGTGACAAGTTTCAGAGGAAGCACAGCAGTGGGACAGAAAATACATCCAATTGGTTACAGGCTGGGGACGACCCAAGAACATCGCTCCCGGTGGTATGCCGAAGGCAATCGCTACGCCAACCTATTGGCGGAAGACCATAAAATCCGGGAATATGTCCAGAAAACCCTCAATAATGCCGGGATTTCTCAAGTCCGGATTGAACGCAAAGCCGACCAAATCGACCTGGAAGTGCGCACAGCAAGACCAGGGGTAGTAGTAGGTCGCGGCGGCACCGGGATTGAGTCCTTACGCCAGGGTTTACAAACATTACTCGGCGCCAGCCACCGGCAAATCCGGATCAACGTCGTAGAAGTAACCCGGGTCGATGCCGATGCCACTCTAATTGCCGAATACATCGCCCAGCAGCTAGAGCGTCGGGTGTCCTTTCGGCGGGTAGTGCGCCAAGCGATTCAAAGAGCCCAAAAAGCCGGAGTAGAAGGGATCAAAGTGCAAGTAAGTGGGCGGCTCAACGGCGCCGAAATTGCACGCACCGAGTGGACTCGGGAAGGTCGAGTCCCTCTGCACACCCTCCGGGCAGATATCGATTATTCCTATCGTACCGCCCAAACCATCTACGGAATTCTCGGAGTCAAAGTTTGGATCTTCAAAGGGGAAATCATCCCCGGACAAGAAGAGCCAGCAACAGCAGCACCAGCAGGAGCGCCAACGCGCCAGCGCCAACGCCGCCGCCAGCAGTTTGAAGACCGCTCTGGTGAAGGCTGATGTGATGAGTCATTGGTCAAAAGTCACAAGTCCTGCACTCACTTGTCACTTGTCCGCAAGCTGGTCAAATGACAAATGACTAAGGACAAATAACTAAGGACAAATGACTAAAAACAAATGACTAAGGACACAGGAGCAGGAGACAAGCGATGTTAAGTCCGAAAAGAACAAAATTCCGCAAGCAACAGCGGGGGCGGATGAGGGGATGGCCTCTTCCGGTAATGAAATCAACTTTGGGGAATTCGCCCTACAGGCTCTAGAGCCCCATTGGATCACTGCCCGTCAAATCGAAGCCGGACGACGAGCGATGACTCGCTACATCCGCAGGGGCGGCAAAATCTGGATTCGGGTATTTCCTGATAAACCCGTGACCATGCGCCCAGCGGAAACCCGGATGGGTTCTGGTAAAGGCTCCCCTGAATATTGGGTGGCAGTGGTCAAGCCCGGTCGGATTTTGTTTGAAATTGGCGGCGTGACAGAAGAAATAGCCCGGGAAGCGATGCGTCTAGCGGCTTACAAGCTGCCCATCAAAACCAAGTTTCTGAAGCGAGAAGAGGAGTAGGGATTTTTATGGCTTTACCGAAGATTTCAGAGGTCAGAAACTTAAGCGACGCCGAAATTTCCGAAGAAATTGCGGCAGTGAAGCGGCAGCTATTTGAGTTGCGGATGCAGCAAGCCACCCGCCGGTTAGAAAAAACCCACGAGTTCAAGCATAAGCAGCACCGGCTGGCGCAGCTAATGACAGTGGAAGGAGAAAGAGTCCGGGCGGCTTCTTCAGCAGCCCAGACCACAACTCCTGTGTAATCGGGCTCAACAGCAGAAGTAATTGCCGCGAATCAGGAGAAAGGAAAAAATATGGCAGTTAAAGAAAGAATGGGCTTGGTTGTCAGCGACAAAATGGATAAGACGGTGGTGGTGGCGGTGGAAAACCGATCGCCCCATCCGAAATACGGCAAAATTGTCGTGAAAACCAAGCGGTATAAGGCTCACGATGCGGAAAACCAGTGCAAAGAGGGCGATCGCGTCCGCATTCAGGAAACCCGCCCCCTCAGCCGTACCAAACGGTGGCAGGTAGTGGAAATTATCAGAGCTAAAGAGCAAGCAAGCCAGTAGTTACTGCGGCAAAAAAAAGCCGCAAGGGAGGGTCTCTCAGTGATTCAAAAAGAAACTTATCTGAATGTGGCGGATAACAGCGGCGCACGCAAGTTGATGTGTATCCGCGTTTTGGGTGGCAACCGCCGCTACGCCGGAGTCGGGGATGTAATTGTGGCCGTAGTTAAGGAAGCAATTCCCAACATGGCTGTGAAAAAGTCCGATGTGGTCAAAGCTGTGGTCGTTCGCACCAAAAAAGGGCTGCGGCGGGATAGCGGGATGAGCATTCGCTTTGACGATAATGCAGCCGTGTTGATCAACCAAGATGGCAACCCCAAAGGCACGCGGGTATTTGGGCCGGTGGCTAGAGAACTCCGGGATAAAAACTACACGAAAATCATTTCTTTGGCGCCGGAGGTGCTGTGATGGCTGGCAAACCGAAAGAAAATAAAACAGTGCGTTACAAAATGCACGTTAAGACGGGCGACACCGTGCAGGTGATTGCCGGAAAGGAAAAAGGCAAAGTTGGGGAAGTGATTAAAGCTATCCCCAAAGAAAGTAAAGTGGTGATCAAAGGGGTTAACATCAGAACTAAGCACGTGAAACCCAAAGCCGAGGGAGAATCAGGGCGCATTGAAACTTTTGAGGCGCCGATTCACAGCTCTAACGTGATGCTTTATTCAGCCAAAAATGAAGTGGCTTCCCGAGTTGGCTACACGTTCACCGAAGACGGGCGGAAGGTAAGAATGCTCAAAAAAACTGGGGAAATCATCGATTAGTCATTTGTCCTTAGTCCTTAGTCCTTCGTCTTTTGTCAAATGACAAATGACAAATCAAAAATCACAATTGTTAAGGGAAAACCCGATTGTGGCAGGGGAATATATATGGGTCAACGCATGAAAAGTCTCTATGACGAGACTATAGTTCCGAAGTTAATGGAGCAATTCTCATACAGCAACATCCATCAGGTGCCGAAAGTGGTAAAAATTACCATTAACCGGGGGCTGGGAGAAGCGGCTCAAAACGCCAAGGCTCTAGAATCGTCGCTGAATGAAATGGCGACGATCGCGGGGCAAAAGCCGGTAGTCACACGGGCGAAAAAGGCGATCGCTGGGTTCAAAATCCGGAAGGGGATGCCCGTGGGCATTATGGTGACACTGCGGCAAGAGCGGATGTATGCCTTTCTCGATCGGTTGATCAATCTGGCGCTCCCAAGGATTCGGGACTTTCGCGGCGTTAGTCCCAAGAGCTTTGACGGACGCGGGAATTACACCTTGGGTTTGAGAGAGCAGCTAATTTTTCCAGAAGTGGATTACGACAGTATAGACCAAATTCGCGGGATGGACATCTCAATCATCACCACTGCCAAGACTGATGAAGAGGGTCGCGCCTTGCTGAAAGAAATGGGTATGCCATTCCGGAACAACTAGCAAGGTAAAAAGGAGGGAAAAATGGCGGCCAACGATACGATTGCCGATATGCTGACGCGCATCCGCAATTCCAACTTAGCTCGGCATCCAAAAACGGAAGTACCAGCCACAAAAATGACTCGGGCAATTGCGCGAGTTCTCAAAGAAGAAGGATTTATCACCGACTTTGAAGAAGTAGGCGAGGGCGTTAAGAAAAATTTGGTAATTGCCTTGAAGTACAAGGGCAAAAACCGGCAACCGACAGTTAGGAAACTGAAGCGGGTGAGCAAACCAGGATTGCGAGTTTACTCCAATCGCCAAGAATTACCGCGAGTATTGGGCGGGATCGGGATTGC contains:
- the rpsS gene encoding 30S ribosomal protein S19, whose protein sequence is MGRSLKKGPFVADHLLKKVEALNERGEKQVIKTWSRASTVVPEMVGHTIAVHNGRQHVPVFISENMVGHRLGEFAPTRTFRGHAKGDKKASRR
- the rplV gene encoding 50S ribosomal protein L22, with amino-acid sequence MAIDNQAAEVKAIARHIRMSASKVRRVLDQIRGRSYREALMILEFMPYRACEPVLKVVRSAAANAEHNAGYERAKLIISQAYADQGPYLKRYRARAQGRAYMIRRPTCHITVAVAPEQEEE
- the rpsC gene encoding 30S ribosomal protein S3, producing MGQKIHPIGYRLGTTQEHRSRWYAEGNRYANLLAEDHKIREYVQKTLNNAGISQVRIERKADQIDLEVRTARPGVVVGRGGTGIESLRQGLQTLLGASHRQIRINVVEVTRVDADATLIAEYIAQQLERRVSFRRVVRQAIQRAQKAGVEGIKVQVSGRLNGAEIARTEWTREGRVPLHTLRADIDYSYRTAQTIYGILGVKVWIFKGEIIPGQEEPATAAPAGAPTRQRQRRRQQFEDRSGEG
- the rpmC gene encoding 50S ribosomal protein L29, translating into MALPKISEVRNLSDAEISEEIAAVKRQLFELRMQQATRRLEKTHEFKHKQHRLAQLMTVEGERVRAASSAAQTTTPV
- the rpsQ gene encoding 30S ribosomal protein S17, whose amino-acid sequence is MAVKERMGLVVSDKMDKTVVVAVENRSPHPKYGKIVVKTKRYKAHDAENQCKEGDRVRIQETRPLSRTKRWQVVEIIRAKEQASQ
- the rplN gene encoding 50S ribosomal protein L14 codes for the protein MIQKETYLNVADNSGARKLMCIRVLGGNRRYAGVGDVIVAVVKEAIPNMAVKKSDVVKAVVVRTKKGLRRDSGMSIRFDDNAAVLINQDGNPKGTRVFGPVARELRDKNYTKIISLAPEVL
- the rplX gene encoding 50S ribosomal protein L24, with translation MAGKPKENKTVRYKMHVKTGDTVQVIAGKEKGKVGEVIKAIPKESKVVIKGVNIRTKHVKPKAEGESGRIETFEAPIHSSNVMLYSAKNEVASRVGYTFTEDGRKVRMLKKTGEIID
- the rplE gene encoding 50S ribosomal protein L5, with product MGQRMKSLYDETIVPKLMEQFSYSNIHQVPKVVKITINRGLGEAAQNAKALESSLNEMATIAGQKPVVTRAKKAIAGFKIRKGMPVGIMVTLRQERMYAFLDRLINLALPRIRDFRGVSPKSFDGRGNYTLGLREQLIFPEVDYDSIDQIRGMDISIITTAKTDEEGRALLKEMGMPFRNN
- the rpsH gene encoding 30S ribosomal protein S8 codes for the protein MAANDTIADMLTRIRNSNLARHPKTEVPATKMTRAIARVLKEEGFITDFEEVGEGVKKNLVIALKYKGKNRQPTVRKLKRVSKPGLRVYSNRQELPRVLGGIGIAIISTSKGIMTDREARRQGIGGEVLCYVW